The following are encoded in a window of Bacillus sp. SORGH_AS_0510 genomic DNA:
- a CDS encoding methyl-accepting chemotaxis protein, with translation MSSIQLTSSSQVLEDRSVLEAIERSLAMIEFDTHGKVLWANQNFAATMGYHVTEMPGLLHKQFCTEEFARSKEYEQFWSNLRSGKSFQEKIQRVTKYGRLIWLEATYCPVVDESGEVRGVVKIATDITKRENNTLEVATKLQQMAAELLNRAESGIKRSEEVASASEKLVHESIENLEILESLKEQATSITDIIKTIRGIASQTNLLALNATIQAAHAGEHGRGFNVVAKEIQKLADRVEDSIHEVKSHIEGISKEINRINSVTLRSKEGISNSQKLVEQAMEEFSGIGTAALQLDSQAKTFKDLLL, from the coding sequence ATGTCGAGTATCCAACTAACGAGTAGTTCCCAGGTTTTAGAAGATCGTTCTGTTTTAGAGGCCATTGAACGGTCACTTGCGATGATAGAATTTGATACACACGGAAAGGTGTTATGGGCAAACCAGAATTTTGCTGCTACGATGGGTTACCATGTTACAGAAATGCCTGGCCTTCTACATAAGCAGTTTTGTACGGAGGAATTTGCACGCAGTAAGGAATATGAACAGTTTTGGAGCAACTTAAGAAGTGGGAAGAGTTTTCAGGAGAAAATTCAAAGGGTTACGAAATATGGAAGACTGATTTGGTTAGAGGCCACCTATTGCCCAGTAGTTGATGAGAGTGGAGAAGTCAGAGGTGTTGTAAAGATTGCCACGGATATTACGAAACGAGAGAATAACACCTTGGAAGTGGCCACTAAATTACAGCAGATGGCTGCGGAATTACTGAACCGAGCGGAGTCGGGGATTAAACGAAGCGAAGAAGTAGCCTCGGCGTCAGAAAAACTTGTTCATGAGTCTATTGAGAATTTAGAGATTCTTGAATCCTTGAAAGAACAAGCAACCTCTATCACCGATATTATTAAAACCATTCGTGGTATTGCTTCACAAACCAATCTATTAGCCTTAAATGCGACGATTCAAGCGGCACATGCAGGTGAGCACGGGCGTGGGTTCAATGTGGTAGCAAAGGAGATTCAAAAGTTGGCAGACCGGGTGGAGGATTCCATCCATGAGGTGAAATCTCATATCGAAGGGATTTCAAAAGAAATTAATCGAATTAATTCTGTGACGCTACGCTCAAAAGAAGGCATATCTAATAGTCAGAAACTGGTTGAACAAGCGATGGAAGAGTTTAGTGGAATTGGAACGGCTGCGCTACAACTTGATTCTCAAGCGAAGACGTTCAAAGACCTTCTTTTGTGA
- a CDS encoding J domain-containing protein yields MFIIILVIIGLWLIGSASSGSSSSSSNQSSYTHTTSSNSNSNFIPIYGEFESGSYLEKVNVYVKGPVYSYPIGESFFWGYGGGRLLIQNSSGQLSINLVKSPDNRIVPSSFTINNEKFSVIEKNGQFYSQQSYRDISLARTINYILDEQARLNMDQKSQETTFEFLIGLLVFNMLLKRKVIFRHGKEAIEVAGGTNLQAESDKLWSVAVDLVNKYANDYLAERTTNKIQELLSILELPSTERDLNVIKKQYKVLAKKYHPDVYLKSDQKFKQINSAYEELCTYLQAS; encoded by the coding sequence ATGTTCATCATCATTTTAGTCATTATTGGTTTATGGTTAATTGGTTCCGCTAGTTCCGGTTCATCTAGTTCTAGTAGCAACCAAAGCAGCTATACTCACACCACATCATCAAATTCGAACTCAAATTTTATTCCGATCTATGGGGAGTTCGAAAGCGGCTCCTACTTGGAAAAAGTCAACGTGTATGTAAAAGGACCCGTGTATAGTTATCCAATAGGAGAAAGCTTTTTCTGGGGATATGGCGGCGGTCGTCTTTTAATACAAAACTCCAGTGGACAGTTATCCATTAATCTAGTAAAGTCACCCGATAATCGAATCGTCCCTTCTTCCTTTACCATTAATAATGAAAAATTCTCTGTTATTGAAAAGAACGGTCAATTCTATAGTCAACAATCCTACCGTGACATCAGCCTCGCCAGAACCATCAACTATATCTTAGACGAGCAGGCACGATTAAATATGGATCAAAAAAGTCAGGAAACGACCTTTGAATTTTTGATCGGCCTTTTAGTCTTTAATATGCTGCTTAAGAGAAAAGTCATCTTCCGTCATGGAAAAGAGGCCATTGAGGTGGCTGGGGGGACAAATTTACAAGCAGAGTCGGATAAATTATGGTCCGTGGCTGTCGATTTGGTAAATAAATATGCAAATGATTATTTGGCGGAAAGAACGACTAACAAAATTCAAGAATTACTTTCCATACTCGAATTACCCTCAACCGAAAGAGATCTAAACGTCATTAAAAAGCAATACAAAGTACTGGCGAAAAAATACCACCCAGACGTGTATTTAAAATCGGATCAAAAATTTAAACAGATTAATAGTGCCTACGAAGAACTGTGTACCTATTTACAGGCATCATAA